In Rubripirellula tenax, the following are encoded in one genomic region:
- the gcvH gene encoding glycine cleavage system protein GcvH has product MSRDPSKLLYAETHEWVDLVTDADQSIATIGISAFAIEQLNDLVYMDLPEVGKSLTAGDEFGEVESVKAVSPLYSPIDGEVVEVHTELPDSLEKLNDDPYNFGWIIKVKVGGDTGRDKLMDHATYEKQCGEAG; this is encoded by the coding sequence ATGTCACGCGATCCGTCAAAGTTGCTGTACGCCGAAACTCACGAGTGGGTGGACTTGGTCACCGATGCCGACCAATCGATCGCAACGATCGGGATCTCGGCATTCGCGATCGAACAACTCAATGATCTCGTCTACATGGACCTGCCCGAAGTCGGCAAGTCATTGACGGCGGGCGACGAATTCGGCGAAGTCGAATCGGTCAAAGCGGTCAGTCCGCTGTACAGCCCGATCGATGGCGAAGTCGTTGAAGTCCACACCGAATTGCCCGACAGCCTCGAGAAGCTCAACGACGATCCGTACAACTTCGGTTGGATCATCAAAGTGAAGGTCGGTGGCGATACGGGACGCGACAAATTGATGGATCACGCAACATACGAAAAACAATGTGGTGAAGCCGGTTGA